The DNA segment AATCGTATGCTTAAACAGGGTAATGATACATCTCATGTAAGTATCTGTCAGCAATTGGATGAGTATATTATTGATTTAAAAAATGATATTAAGCAGATTAACTTGTATTTAAATATAATTGAGGCAATGCCTAAAGTGAAAATTGCTCAATCATTAGAAGAGAGATTAAAACCAATTTCAGATGTTATAGAAGATATAAAAGTTCATGGAAATATTCCTGATGAACTTCAAGAAGAACCTTGGCTGAACCCATCCAGCCCAGATAATCCTTTTTTTCAAGCATTTAATTCAGCAGAAAGTGATCAACCCTATAATTTAAATGCATAAAATAGTCAGTCTGCTTGTCTAATTTTATATTTTTTATATTGTTATTTCATTAATATATATTTAAAATATTAATAATATTTCATTTATTTCTATTTAGAGGGTTGCTGATGTGAGTCATTTAATAAAATTTTTTAATGAAGAATATGATTTAGATAATAAAGATGACTATAAAAAATTACGAGTAAGATGTGATACGCTTTTAAGTGTTTATACATCAAGTGCTGGTTTAAGTAAGCACGAGCTCGGCTTATATATTCATACTTTAAAAGTATATTCAGAAGTACTAAAAAAACGCGAATATAATGATCGTTTAAATCAATTGAATCAATATAAAGAACAACTTGCTAATAGATTTGATAAAAATCAGATAAAAACAGCTTGTGATGAATATTGTAATTTGTTTTATGGTGGTGATGGGAATATAGCTGACTCAGATGAGGATGGAAATGAGTTTGATGATTATAATAGCCAAAGTAGTGTAAGGCAAAATAGATTAGACCCAGTATTACAAAGCGAATTGATAAGTTTTTTGTATAAATCTTCAAGTGAAAATGAAAATGAAGAAAATCTAGATAAAAATCAAATTAATGAAGAAGGACAAAAAAGTAAATTAAAGCATGGTATTTCAATTTTTGGTTTTGATGATGTTGGTGGTACTGATGCAGTAGGTGAATGGAATTTTACAAGGTTATTATCTAGTAGATTAAGATCAGCAGCAGAACTTTATGAAAAGTTAATTCAAGATAAATTTAATATAGCGGGTGAGGCAGCTAAAGAACACATTGGAAATGTAAATAATGGAACTAATGAATTTTTTAGTTATTTTGGTGCAGTCTATTTTGTGCCAAGATTACTTGAAAAGCTTGCTAATGGTATATATCACACTGGTAAAGATGGCGATCTTGATTATTTAGAAAGTAATATGAACACAGTGATTAATGACTCAACTTGGATAACTGCAAATACGATGGGATTATTTTCATCAGTAGCTGTCGCTGCAACTTTTGTAGGTGTTGGCTTTTATGCTATTGATTTTTTTAATGACTTACATAAAGGTTATAAGAAACTTAAAGCAATAGATGATATATTAGAACATTTAAGTGCGACAAACATTAGTGAAGGGAGTAAAGAGCAAGCTAAATTAGTTGCTGATATGAAACAACGCTTAATTAAGCGAAAAGAGTATGTTAAGGCTGAAACATGTGTTAATGCAGTCGTTAATACTTTATTTTATTGTGGTTCACTTGCTATGTTAACAAACCCATTAGCTGGCGCAACAGTTATGGTTGCAGCTAGTGGTGTACAATATTATTTAAACAACTATTATTTACCTCGAAAAGAAGTTGAATGTACACATGATCAACTTGGGCTGTTAGCGCATCGATTATTAGGGCATGTTGAAAAACAGATCAATCGGCTTAAAGGCGATACAAGTGGTAAACTTAATGCCTATCAAGAAGCTCATCAGCATTTAAAAGAATTATTGGCTGAAAATGAAGATTTAGATAAGGTTGAATTAAGAAAATGTCTAGATGAAGTAATTGCTGTAAGTAAAAGAAAAAGAGACCCATCATCATTAACTAATCCTAGTAGTGTTAAAGATCTTAGAGCAGTATTACGCCCTTTTTCTAGTGGTTTGATTAATGATGGTTTAAATAAAAGTGATTATCGAGCAATTCTTAAATCAATAGATAATTTTGAAAATGATCATTCAATGCTTACTTTTAACAAATTATCTTTTTCTGATGATCAGCATAATTGTAAGCTTTTGATAGAACAGTTATTAGTTCATGTTAGAAAACAACATAGTTATTTAATTAATCAGCATAAAAGATATGGTATACATTTTTCTAAAGCGGATAAATATAAAGAAGTTTATGATCAATTAAGTAAATTGAAAAATGAAAGTACGATTGATTCGGCTAAACTGAAAAGTTGTTTAGAAAAAGTTATTAAAGCAAGTGAAATGAAAAAAGATTTATTTCACTCATGGACAGATCCAAGTAGTATTAGAGATCTTAGAGAAATATTAGAACCTTTTACTGATGTTTTAGAAAGTAATGACATAAATAATATGATAAAAAATTATGATAAAAATCATGCAATACTACCTAAAGTAGAAATTTCTTTGCCAACAATTTTTGGTCCAAAAAATATTAGAAATGGAGCGTCTAGTGCAGCTCCAGAAGTGTAATTTTCATAGTTTAGTGCGCTAAAAAGCGTTGTAAGCGATGATAGGTTGAATCCACTTTAACTTTTAGTGGCAAAGCGATTAAAAGATTAACAAAACAATCCATTCTTCGCTTGTCCCAATTTAAAAATTTGTTTAAACTTCCTGTTAGCTCATTGGTCAATCTCATTTCCGTTATTCCTGAACAAGATTGTGAAAACTGTTATTATCAATGAGCCTATTGATTTTTAAAAGTTTTTTCTACTGTCTAATGCGTTATGTCGTGTACAGACTAATCAGAGTAAATTAATTGAACAGCTTCATGCAGAATTAAAATTGGCTTGGGCAGTGAGGTTTGGAAAATCATCTGAGCAACTTGTTGATCCTAATTATCCACAGGGATCGCTATTTGATTTACCTAGAAGTAGCATGTATCGTTGGCTTATCACATTAGGTCAAAAGGTACAACCAATTGTTGATGATATTATGGAGCAAATAAAAGAGTTACCTTATATTCAAGCAGATTAAACGACATTAACGGTATTAAAAGAAAAAATAAGCCTAAGCGGCTTACATAAAGGTTAAATATGGGTTTTAATAACTCCAATGGCTGTGTATTTGAATATAATTCATCTCGCAGTAGCTATGTGATTGACAAACTTGAAGAGTATACAGGCTATATTCAAACAGATGTTTATAGTGATTATAATCCTTTTATTCAAACATTTAATTCAGCAGAAAAAGATCAAGTTCATGATTTAAATACATAAAAGATTAACATGATCAAAAAACAATCAAAAATATATTGAATATAGTATATTATATATGTTATTATGCATTTTGTTCAGTTTTTACATACCTTCTGAGCATTTAATATAAATTTGAGTTTGAGGTGATTTATGAAAATAATAATAACAACTGCTCTAGTTAGTTTACTTGTATCATTTGCAGTGCCTGTTTGGGCAAATCAGTCAAATAATTTAGATAGAAATCTAATAAATAATCATACCATGAGTGGTTTTTTTGTTTCAGCATCAGCTGGTTTAGCTCAATCAAAATCAGTATATAACTATTCTTATTCTAATGTGCTTTATGGTTATAATATAAATACTAGTTTTCCTGCTCAGAATCAAGGAGCAGTTCATTTGGGTTTAGGGTATCAATTTGGTTTTGGAAACATAGATACTTTAAAGAATTTTTATACGGGCATGAGTGTTAATTATAACAATTATGGAAAAGTGGTTGACCCATTAACTAGTAAAGTTGTTAAAAAAGGTAGTAAAAAAGGAACAATACTTTCTACTAATTATATGCAGTTAAATACTATTAATTTTGAAGGGTTTATTGGAATGCATTTTGCTTCTCCAGTGAGTGCGCAGATTGGTTTAGGTGTTGGTAACAAGCTGGGGAATCAACAAAATTTTGGATGGTTTGGATTATTTAATGCTCAGATAGGATATAATTTAACAAAGCATCTTCAGTTATACTTACGATATACACATGCTGTTTTAGTAAAAGACAGTGTTGATCTACCAGCATTGTGTTTTTGGGTTGCCTCTTCAAGCGAATCTCAAATTAGAATAAATTCTGAGCAAATAGGTCTAAAGTATATTTTTTAAATAAAGAATCACAAAATTAATCAATAACTAAAAGAGGTATAAAAAAATGATTAATAAACTAATCACAATTGCTGGTTTAACATTAGTTGCATCATCAGCCGCATTTTGTCAGATTCAAAACACTTCCTCTAATAATCTTAGCCTTAGTCAAGGTACAGCTACTCAAGTTGATACTTTAGCTATTGTTTGTCCAGCATCAATTAAGATTAATAAAGGGCTTGAAAATTCCGTTGAAGGAGATCGGAGTATAGAAGTAAATGCTAAATACCTTTTACAACCAGGTAAAACTCAAGAGCAATGTTCTCTTGATTTGCGCGCCATTAAGAGTATGTCAATTGGTCCAAATTTTAAGACAATAGAGTTAGCAACATTTACATTATTTTCAGATGGTGTAATTACAAATGAAAAAACAAGTTATAAAGTAGGTGATAAACTAGGTCTTTTTTATATGGATGTTTATAAGAATGATAAATTAGAGCCTTTATCTGTTAAACAGTTAGAAGTGGTTAGCCATAAAGTTCTTTTTGTTGATAATTCTAGTCCAGCTACTGAATATAACTAAACATGGTTGTGCATATAAGAAAAATATGCTTTTGCCATGTTAATTGTGTTATCAATATCTTCGATACTATGTGCATTTGAAACAAAACCTGCTTCAAATGCAGAAGGTGCAAGATAAATACCTTGTTCTAACATATAATTAAAAAATGCTATAAAGCGATTAATTTCAGATTGATTAACTTCATCAAATGTTTTAGGTATATGATTAGAAAAGTATAAACCAAACATACTGCCGATTGACTGTGCTTTAAAATCAATTTGATGATCTTTAGCAACTTGGTTAAGTTGTTCAGTTAAGTAATTTGCTTTATTAGATAGGGTATCATAAAAGCCATTAGCTTGAATTAATTGTAAGGTTGTCAATCCTGCAGCCATTGCAATAGGATTACCTGAAAGTGTGCCTGCTTGATAGACATCACCACAAGGTGCTAGTCGTTGCATAATTTCTTTTTTACCACCAAACGCACCAACTGGCATGCCACCACCAATCACTTTACCAAGGGTAATTAAGTCAGCATTGATATTAAAGATACTTTGAGCACCATTAAGTGCAACACGAAAGCCTGTCATCACTTCATCAAAAATTAGCAAAGTACCATATTGATCACAGAGTTGACGTAATCCTTGGATAAATTCAATATCAGGAACAATTAAATTCATATTACCTGCAATGGGTTCAAGTATAATACAGGCAATTTCATCTGGATAAGTTTCAAAGCACTGTTTGACAGAATCTAAATCATTAAAGTTTGCAGTTAAGGTATCTTTAACTGTATCTTTCGGAACACCAGGTGAGCCAGGAATGCCAAGTGTTAAAGCACCAGATCCTGCGGCGACTAATAAATGATCTGCATGACCATGGTAACAACCTTTAAATTTAATCAATTTATCACGATTTGTATAAGCGCGGGCTAGACGAATAGCGCTCATTGTCGCTTCAGTGCCTGAATTAACAAAGCGTACCTGGTCCATATTAGGTATCAGTTCACAGACAGTTTCTGCTAATTGAGCTTCTAATTGGCAAGGTGCGCCATAACTTAAACCTTTTTCCGCTTGAGCTTTTACAGCTTCAATAACTTGTTCATTTGCATGGCCAACAATCATAGGCCCCCATGAACCAACATAGTCAATATAGCGATTGCCATCGACATCATAAATATAAGCACCTTTTGCATGATCAATAAATTTAGGTGTACCACCCACAGCTTTAAAGGCTCGAACTGGTGAGTTAACACCACCTGGAATGACAGTTTGTGCTTGTTTGAATAGTTTCTCTGAACGAGTTGTCATTATATTTGGTCCTTTCTTTATTTTTTATAGTTGGATTCAATAAAGTTCATTAATTCATCTGCAGCATTGTAGCCTGTGCCAAAATCTAGTTCTCTAACACAGGTAGGGCAAGTAATATTAATTTCAGTAATATACTCTCCAATAACATCAAGACCACAAAAAACAATACCTTTTGCTTGTAAAGTTGGTACAACTTGCTCAACTAACCAATGGTCACGATCTGTTAATGGTTTAACGATTGCTTGTGCGCCTTTAGCAAGATTAGCTCTTGTTTCTCCCTCTTTAGCTATTCTAGCAACCGAGTGGGTTGGTGCTTTGCCATTGACTAAAAGAATTCGTTTGTCACCTTGAGTAATTTCTGGGATATAACGTTGAATCATTGTATAACGACTTTCAAATGCTGTGATCGTTTCTATGATAACATTAATATTTGGATCACTTCGATTTAATTTAAATATTGAGCTACCTGAGCTGCCATCTAATGGCTTTAAAATAATATCACCATGTTCATATAGATAATCTTTAATATCACAAGCACTTCTAGTAATTAATGTTGCTGGTATACATTGTGGGAAATGAGTAATAAACATTTTCTCATTTGCATCACGTAAACTTTGAGGTTTATTAATTATCCAGCTACCTTTTCGTTCTGCTAGCTCTAAAATATAAGTTGCAAAGACAAATTCCATATCAAATGGAGGCTCTTTACGCATTTGAATGACATGAAAGTTTTCTAGCTTTGTTATTATTGGCTGATCAATTTTATACCATACTTTTGCAGTTATAAAATGATCGTTTAAAGTAATGGGGTATGCTTTTGCATAAGCGCTACCATCTTGTATATAAAGGTCATTCATTTGAATGCTATAACATTGCCAACCCTTTTTTAAGGCAGATTCAATCATTGCAATTGAACTGTCTTTTTTAGGGTTTAGTTGATCAAGCGGATCAAGAATAAATGCCATTTTTAAGTTAGTAGACATCTGTTTATACTCCTATGACCGTGCCAAGAACATCATTTAGTTCTCTGCCATTAATTAATTCACTAAGAGACATTGGCTTTTTTCCAGGAAATTGTAGTTTTGTGATTGCTAATATACCATTGCCTGTAGCAATCTGAATATCTTTTTTTGATAAATTAATTACTGTGCCTGGTTTGTATTTATGTGTTTGCTCAACAATATAGGCATCAAAAAGTTTGACATTTTTACCATTGATCAGTGTATAAGTACCAGGCCATGGTGTAAAAGCTCGAATTTTACGTTCAATTTTAACTGCACTTTGATTCCAATTGATTTTACCTTCTGATTTAGTAATTTTTTCAGCATAAGTTGCTTTTGTATTGTCTTGTTTGCTTGGATTAAGGCTATTATGTTGAATTTGATCAATCGTTTTGATAAGTGGGGTGATAGATAATTTTGCTAATTTATCATGTAGTGTTTGAGCGGTATCATCCTCTGAAATTTCGCAGCTAACGGTATTTAATATATCACCTGTATCTAAACTGTGATCCATTTGCATAATACTAACAGCAGTTTCTTTATCACCAAATTCAATTGCTCGCTGAATGGGGGCAGCGCCTCGCCATTTAGGTAGTAAAGAGACATGAATATTAATACAACCATATTTAGGTATATCAAGTACTGTTTGAGGCAAAATTAAGCCATACGCAATTACAATCATTAAGTCAGGTTCTAATAATTTTAACTGTTCAATTGCTTGAGGTTCTTTTTTGAATGACGATGGTTGAAATATGGCTATATTATGTGCTTTAGCAATTGTCTTTACAGGGCTTTCTTTTAATTTCTTGCCACGACCTGCAGCACGGTCAGGCTGTGTATATGCTGCTATAATGTTAACGCTATTTGATTGGATTAAATCAGTTAATACAGTTGCTGCAATATCAGGCGTTCCAGCAAAAACAACTGAGAGTTTTTTGTTCATGGTTTAAGCTCACTGGTAAGTTTTATAAGTAATTGTAAGATAAAGTAAAATGATTATATTTAGAAGATTTAGTAATTTAGTCGATATGCATAAGCTTGAATTTGTATTGCATCTAAAATACCTTGATTAGGTGTACGTGCAATTTGAACTGGACCAATTGCATTGGCGCCATATTTAGCAGCAAGTTTTTTTGCATAAGCAACTGATTGGTCAGCATCTGATTCTAATTCAGTTTGATTTGTGGATTGAAAATGCATTTGTGTATTGATTAAGCCAATCGGTTGGGCATTGGGTGGTACATTAATCATTTCTACTGCACTTGCTGGAATGCTTGAGTAGGTTTGTGTTGTTTGCGGTAGATAAATCCCATGAGGCGAATAAGTAGTTTTTGGATAAAATGCATAGAATAATATAAGGATAACGGCAATAATAATAAGGTGTAAAATATTTTGCAATTGTTGATTCATATGAAAATACCTATTATGATAGTAACAATATTATTGTTTTCAATGATAAGGGCTCGATTGAATAAAAACAATCTTTTTCAACTAGATTATGATTGTGTATTAAAGCCTTTAATTCACTCAAAAGGGGTAATTAAATGAATGTAATTGATAAGAGAGAAGAACTAATCACATCAAATGGTATTTTTGCACTGTTACAAAAGCACAAAATGAAATATAGTGAATCGTTGGATGATATCAAAGTAATGCTTAATCGTGCAAGGGGTATGTTGATGTCATCTGGGATTGAGTATCCAGGACGTTATAACCGTTGGGAAGTTGGTTTTATTCACCCGCCAGTTGAGTTTATTGCTTACGATGGCTTAGTTAAAGTTCGTGCTTTAAATCCCAGAGGCAATATGATTTTATCAATGATTAAACCTATTATGTCAGCGCCTGAGTCAGTCGAGATAATTGCTGAAGATGAGCATGAAGTTGATTTAAAAATTCATGCAAGTCGTGAAGCATTTCCAGAAGAGAAACGTAGTTTTCAACCATCTGTAATGACGCCGATTAGAGCTTTAACAACTGAGTTTAATCAGTTAAGTGAAAACATGTTAGGTTTATTTGGTGCATTTGGTTATGCTTTGATTTATCAGTTTGAACCAGTAGAAGAGGCAAAAGAAAAAAATCGTGATCAAAAGTTATATCACTTATATTGGGTGGATGAACTTTATGCAATTGATAAAAAGAAAGAAGAATCTTTTCTTTTAACACTTGAGTTAAAAAAGGGCCAGTACTCTACGCTAGGTACATCGACGGACCCATATGAACCGATGGAACCCGCGTATAATTATGATAAACCGTTTCAAGCACTATCAAAAATAACTTCTTCAATGTCGGATGATGCATTTGCTAATATGGTTGATAAAGCGCGTGAACACATGCGAGTTGGTGATGTTTTTGAAGTTGTTTTAAGTCGTCGCTTTGAGGCAAAAGTTCAGGGGCGTTTAAGTGAATTATTTGATAAAATGAAATCTCAAAATCCTTCACCTTATGAATATTTTTGTCAGTTTGGTGATGAACAGCTTATTGGTACATCACCTGAAATGTTTGTTCGTGTTGAAGGAGATCGAATTGAGTCTTGTCCGATATCTGGTACGATTCGTCGAGGCGATAATGCTATGGAAGATTCTGAAAGAATTGTGAAGTTATTAAACTCATATAAAGATGAAGTAGAATTAACCATGTGTACTGATGTTGACAGGAATGATAAATCACGTATTTGTCAGCCTGGTAGCGTTAATTTACTTGAGCGTCGAACCATTGAGCGTTATGAAGGGCTGTTTCATACGGTTGATCACGTAGAGGGAACTTTACGATCTGAATATAATGGTTTAGATGCATTTATGTCTCATATGTGGGCCGTAACATTAACTGGTGCGCCAAAGCCTCGGGCAATACGTCTAGTTAATCAATATGAAACCATGCCAAGAAACTATTATGGTGGCTCTGTTGGTGCAATTGGCTTTAATGGTGATATCAATTCAGCCATTACGATTCGTACAGTACATATCAAAAAAAATAAAGCAACTTATCAAGCTGGTGCAACATTAGTATGGGACTCTGAAGGCAAGGAAGAAGCAAAAGAGACGCATACTAAAGCAACAGCATTTAAACGAGCTTTAGGTACGATTCAATCAATTAAGAAAAGAGAGAAAGCTGTGTTTCAAATATCTAAACCTATTAAAGCCATTATGATTGATCATGAAGATTCTTTTGTTCACACGTTAGCTGATTATTTTAGGCAATGTGGTGTTGAGCTTGATACTTACAGAAGTGGTATTACCATTGAGGCTATCAAGAAAATTAACCCAGATATTGTTATATATTCTCCTGGCCCTGGTAAACCTCAAGATTTTAATTTGCCACAATTAATTAAAGATGTTACAGAAGCTAAAATACCACAGTTTGGTGTTTGCTTAGGATTGCAGGGAATGATAGAGGCGTTTGGTGGTCAGTTAAAATTACTAGATGTGCCTCATCATGGTAAAATATGGAAGTTAAAACATCAAAATCAAGGTATCTTTAAAGAAGTAGAGCCTGAGTGTGAAGTTGCAGCTTATCATTCTATTATTGCCGATGATAGCGTTATAGTAGATGATTTAGTTGTTACTGCAGTGAATGAGCATGGTCATATTATGGCTGTTGAACATAAAAATTTACCCTTAGCAGCAGTACAGTTTCATCCAGAA comes from the bacterium SCSIO 12844 genome and includes:
- a CDS encoding anthranilate synthase component I, which gives rise to MNVIDKREELITSNGIFALLQKHKMKYSESLDDIKVMLNRARGMLMSSGIEYPGRYNRWEVGFIHPPVEFIAYDGLVKVRALNPRGNMILSMIKPIMSAPESVEIIAEDEHEVDLKIHASREAFPEEKRSFQPSVMTPIRALTTEFNQLSENMLGLFGAFGYALIYQFEPVEEAKEKNRDQKLYHLYWVDELYAIDKKKEESFLLTLELKKGQYSTLGTSTDPYEPMEPAYNYDKPFQALSKITSSMSDDAFANMVDKAREHMRVGDVFEVVLSRRFEAKVQGRLSELFDKMKSQNPSPYEYFCQFGDEQLIGTSPEMFVRVEGDRIESCPISGTIRRGDNAMEDSERIVKLLNSYKDEVELTMCTDVDRNDKSRICQPGSVNLLERRTIERYEGLFHTVDHVEGTLRSEYNGLDAFMSHMWAVTLTGAPKPRAIRLVNQYETMPRNYYGGSVGAIGFNGDINSAITIRTVHIKKNKATYQAGATLVWDSEGKEEAKETHTKATAFKRALGTIQSIKKREKAVFQISKPIKAIMIDHEDSFVHTLADYFRQCGVELDTYRSGITIEAIKKINPDIVIYSPGPGKPQDFNLPQLIKDVTEAKIPQFGVCLGLQGMIEAFGGQLKLLDVPHHGKIWKLKHQNQGIFKEVEPECEVAAYHSIIADDSVIVDDLVVTAVNEHGHIMAVEHKNLPLAAVQFHPESILTMKDDTGLRMIYNAIEHLT
- the hemL gene encoding glutamate-1-semialdehyde 2,1-aminomutase; protein product: MTTRSEKLFKQAQTVIPGGVNSPVRAFKAVGGTPKFIDHAKGAYIYDVDGNRYIDYVGSWGPMIVGHANEQVIEAVKAQAEKGLSYGAPCQLEAQLAETVCELIPNMDQVRFVNSGTEATMSAIRLARAYTNRDKLIKFKGCYHGHADHLLVAAGSGALTLGIPGSPGVPKDTVKDTLTANFNDLDSVKQCFETYPDEIACIILEPIAGNMNLIVPDIEFIQGLRQLCDQYGTLLIFDEVMTGFRVALNGAQSIFNINADLITLGKVIGGGMPVGAFGGKKEIMQRLAPCGDVYQAGTLSGNPIAMAAGLTTLQLIQANGFYDTLSNKANYLTEQLNQVAKDHQIDFKAQSIGSMFGLYFSNHIPKTFDEVNQSEINRFIAFFNYMLEQGIYLAPSAFEAGFVSNAHSIEDIDNTINMAKAYFSYMHNHV
- the fmt gene encoding methionyl-tRNA formyltransferase, with product MNKKLSVVFAGTPDIAATVLTDLIQSNSVNIIAAYTQPDRAAGRGKKLKESPVKTIAKAHNIAIFQPSSFKKEPQAIEQLKLLEPDLMIVIAYGLILPQTVLDIPKYGCINIHVSLLPKWRGAAPIQRAIEFGDKETAVSIMQMDHSLDTGDILNTVSCEISEDDTAQTLHDKLAKLSITPLIKTIDQIQHNSLNPSKQDNTKATYAEKITKSEGKINWNQSAVKIERKIRAFTPWPGTYTLINGKNVKLFDAYIVEQTHKYKPGTVINLSKKDIQIATGNGILAITKLQFPGKKPMSLSELINGRELNDVLGTVIGV
- the gshB gene encoding glutathione synthase, which produces MSTNLKMAFILDPLDQLNPKKDSSIAMIESALKKGWQCYSIQMNDLYIQDGSAYAKAYPITLNDHFITAKVWYKIDQPIITKLENFHVIQMRKEPPFDMEFVFATYILELAERKGSWIINKPQSLRDANEKMFITHFPQCIPATLITRSACDIKDYLYEHGDIILKPLDGSSGSSIFKLNRSDPNINVIIETITAFESRYTMIQRYIPEITQGDKRILLVNGKAPTHSVARIAKEGETRANLAKGAQAIVKPLTDRDHWLVEQVVPTLQAKGIVFCGLDVIGEYITEINITCPTCVRELDFGTGYNAADELMNFIESNYKK
- a CDS encoding transposase, with translation MGFNNSNGCVFEYNSSRSSYVIDKLEEYTGYIQTDVYSDYNPFIQTFNSAEKDQVHDLNT